Below is a genomic region from Treponema sp. OMZ 798.
AAGTTGAAAGAAGGCATTTATCCTGCCGTCTATAATTTCAGCCGTATCCTTTGCCTTATCGATTAAGTGAGTTTCCGCTTTTTCTTTTACAGCTGTTTCGGCAATGTTTACAGCTAAGATACCAAAGATAAAAAGAGCAAGGCTTACCAATAATCCGAAAATAACAATTAATTTATTACGGATAGAAAATCTCTTTTTCATAATATTCTCCTCCAAAATTGAATACTTTAATTTACTTATAAATAACCGGCTTTTTCTGCCTTAGCTTTTAAAAACCGGTTTTGCTTTTATCAGCTGCTGTTTTAAATCTCTCATCTTTTCGCTTAAAGAAACCTTGTATATATGGGGATTTAAAAGACGTTTTGAGGTATAGTCTAAACTATCAAGCTGCTTTTCGGCATAGGTTTTGATTTCTTTTAGAGACGGTACTTTACCGACAGCCTTACCGTTTTCAATTCGTTTTTCTAAAAGAGCCTCGGCCTTTGCTGGCGTAAAGGTAAAATTCTGGTAGTCATTTGCTGGATGATAAAAGGTCTGTTCTACACCCTCTTCAATTTTTTCGTTTTCAAGACTTAGAACATCGGCCTTAAAAGTACCGTCAGAATTGTAAAGCCGCCAAACCTGTTTGCTTGCAGGATTAGTCATCTTTGCAGGATTATCCGAAAATTTCATAACCGGAGTCCATTCCGTTTCTTCTAAACTCTTACGAGCAGCCATTTTATATACTCCTGTAAGGGAGGCTTCATTTCCGCCTGTAACCATGTGGGTTCCGACTCCCCAAGAATCTATGGGAGCATTGTTTTGGACAAGGGATTCTACAATTTCCTCCGTAAGTTCATTTGAAACGGAAATCTTTGCATTGGGGCAGCCCGCTTCATCTAGGCGTTTTCTTACATCTTTGCTCAAATAATAAATATCGCCTGAATCAAGGCGTACACCGAAGTTTTTTTCCTTTTTTTGCAGACGCTTTCCAACCTTGATAGCGTTTACGATTCCTGAACGGAGGGTATCATAGGTATCTATTAAAAATATCGAATTATCCGGATAAATGTCGGCATAGGTTTGAAAGGCCTCCTCCTCGCTTTTAAATGACATTATCCATGAGTGGGCCATTGTTCCGAGGGCCGGTATGCCGAGTTCTTTGGCAGCAAGGGAGTTGCTTGTGCCGAAGGCTCCTCCTATGTAGGCAGCTCTTGTTGCACTCATAGCCCCGTTGTTGCCCTGTGCTCGGCGAAGACCGAATTCCATTATAGAGCCTTTTTTTGAAGCCAGCCAAATTCTGGCGGTTTTTGTTGCTATGAGGGTTTGAAAATTTATCATGTTTAAAATTAGACCTTCTAAAAGCAGGGCTTCAACCGTATCAGCCTCAACTCGGATTAAGGGTTCATTCGGAAAAACGACGCTTCCTTCTTTCATTGCCCAAATATTGCCTGAAAATTTAAAGCCGGCAATATAGTCTAAAAATTCTTTTTCGAATATTCCGAGGGATTTTAGCCACTCGATATCGCTTTTTTCAAAGTGAAAATTTTGAATAGTTTCTAAGAGGGGTTCAAGGCCTGCAAAGACGGCATAACCGCCCTTAAAAGGGTTCGATCTAAAAAACATTTCAAATACGGTTTTTGTGTTATTTCCTTTTTTCCAAAAACCTTGAGCCATTGTCAATTCATAAAAGTCTGAAAATAAAGCGTTATCAATCATAAATTTTACCTCGTATAATTATTTTTTAAGAATGTGTAATTACTTCCCTCGGCTTTGAACCGTTTGCAGGGCCGACCACTCCGCGTTCTTCCATTTCTTCTACTATCCGCGCAGCTCGGTTATAGCCTATTTTAAGCCGCCTTTGGATATAAGAAGCGGAAGCCTTTCCTTCGGCCAGTACAATCTGCAAGGCCTCATCGTATAGGGGATCACTTTCATCCCCGAAGAGGGTGCCTTGGGAATACTCTTCGTCATCTACAAATATTTCGTCATCTATGTAGTCTGGTTCTCCGAATGTCTTTACACATTCAACAACCTGCTCTACCTCATCATCGGAAACAAAGGTGCCTTGGATTCGGGCCGGGAAGGGCTTGGTGGTGCTTACATAGAGCATGTCGCCCTTGCCTAAAAGCTTTTCTGCCCCGATATTATCGAGAATAATTTGGCTGTCTACACGGGAGGCAACCATAAAGGCAATCCTACTCGGAATGTTTGCCTTGATTAAACCTGTAATTACATTGGTAGAAGGGCGCTGGGTTGCAAGTACCAAGTGAATACCTACGGCACGGCTCATAGCACAAAGTCTTGAAACGGTTGCTTCAAGTTCTTTTCCTGTGGTAGACATAAGGTCTGCGAATTCGTCAATTATTATTACTATGTAGGGCAGGGGCTCGGCTGCAATTTTTTCCCGTTTTATTTTTTTATTGTAGCTTTTGATATCTCTGACACTCATGGAATCAAGCATCGCATAACGCCTTTCCATTTCGCAGATACAGTATTGCAAGCCTTGAAGTGCTCTTTTAGGTTCCGTAATTACCGGAGTCAATAAGTGCCCGATGCCGTTGTAAAGTTTAAGCTCTACAATCTTGGGGTCAACCAAGAGGAGCTTTACTTCTTCGGGACTTCTGTTATAGAGAATTGAAAGAATAATAGAGTTTACACAGACCGATTTACCTGAACCTGTAGCACCGGCTATCAAAAGATGGGGTGTTTGACAAAGATCCAGAGTTTGAGGTTCTCCTGTTACGTCTTTTCCTAAAACGATAGGAATACCCATTTTTTCGGTACCGGGAATTTGAGTTTCGATTAGTTCTCTAAAGCCGACTATTGCGCGTGATTCATTAGGAACTTCAATACCGACAGCTTGTTTTCCCGGAATGGGAGCAACAATTCGGACACTTTGAGCAGCAAGCCTAAGGGCTATATTATCTTGAAGGGCGGTGATTTTACCCAATTTTATTCCGGGAGGAGGAAGAACTTCAAACATGGTAACAACCGGCCCCTTTCTGATACCTGTAATTTCAATGCTTATATTGAATTCTTCAAAGGTGTTTTTTAAGGCTATGGCTGCTTTTCGGGTTGAGTCATCAACTATCCAGTATTCGTTTCCCGGATATTTTGTTAATAGATCATAAGGAATGTGGTAGCCATTTTTTTTATCTTTGGAGTCTTTTTTAGGCTTTAAAGGCTGGGCTGCACTTATTTCTATATCTTCGCTTAATTCTTCTGAAGGAAGAATATCATCGTCATCTTCTTCTTTATCGTCATCATCAGTATCGGTATTTTCAGAATCATCAGTTTCAAGGTCATCGTATTCGGCAATTTCGTTTTGTTTAAGACTGCCGTATTCAGCAATTTCATCCTGT
It encodes:
- a CDS encoding nicotinate phosphoribosyltransferase, translating into MIDNALFSDFYELTMAQGFWKKGNNTKTVFEMFFRSNPFKGGYAVFAGLEPLLETIQNFHFEKSDIEWLKSLGIFEKEFLDYIAGFKFSGNIWAMKEGSVVFPNEPLIRVEADTVEALLLEGLILNMINFQTLIATKTARIWLASKKGSIMEFGLRRAQGNNGAMSATRAAYIGGAFGTSNSLAAKELGIPALGTMAHSWIMSFKSEEEAFQTYADIYPDNSIFLIDTYDTLRSGIVNAIKVGKRLQKKEKNFGVRLDSGDIYYLSKDVRKRLDEAGCPNAKISVSNELTEEIVESLVQNNAPIDSWGVGTHMVTGGNEASLTGVYKMAARKSLEETEWTPVMKFSDNPAKMTNPASKQVWRLYNSDGTFKADVLSLENEKIEEGVEQTFYHPANDYQNFTFTPAKAEALLEKRIENGKAVGKVPSLKEIKTYAEKQLDSLDYTSKRLLNPHIYKVSLSEKMRDLKQQLIKAKPVFKS
- a CDS encoding DNA translocase FtsK; amino-acid sequence: MIEESKFRIISITLGIFIFLISIYIALAVLLPIFGFKGYIFPFETIGTVLFSTYKFSSLLIPIILLYSSILLMIPGWTLHSKFLLSFMPVYFLTCVLGEHLIYFLLPQIENETVQEFTKIAVTLATGLLLLMEVFLTLILSEKIHQRASVQPEEKDEIEDIIGDSYYPSETSMVFGEGNETVQTGFWLKSNTNKTGPDTAGQTLSEAILTRNQFIKSQLNSETEGPKEEPAPFKKIDADIEVDIGSAPPEDSKKGIIDSLVVIEDISIEQDLEELSSIEEDEITEDREPSQDEIAEYGSLKQNEIAEYDDLETDDSENTDTDDDDKEEDDDDILPSEELSEDIEISAAQPLKPKKDSKDKKNGYHIPYDLLTKYPGNEYWIVDDSTRKAAIALKNTFEEFNISIEITGIRKGPVVTMFEVLPPPGIKLGKITALQDNIALRLAAQSVRIVAPIPGKQAVGIEVPNESRAIVGFRELIETQIPGTEKMGIPIVLGKDVTGEPQTLDLCQTPHLLIAGATGSGKSVCVNSIILSILYNRSPEEVKLLLVDPKIVELKLYNGIGHLLTPVITEPKRALQGLQYCICEMERRYAMLDSMSVRDIKSYNKKIKREKIAAEPLPYIVIIIDEFADLMSTTGKELEATVSRLCAMSRAVGIHLVLATQRPSTNVITGLIKANIPSRIAFMVASRVDSQIILDNIGAEKLLGKGDMLYVSTTKPFPARIQGTFVSDDEVEQVVECVKTFGEPDYIDDEIFVDDEEYSQGTLFGDESDPLYDEALQIVLAEGKASASYIQRRLKIGYNRAARIVEEMEERGVVGPANGSKPREVITHS